Genomic segment of Hydra vulgaris chromosome 08, alternate assembly HydraT2T_AEP:
acatatatatcaaatttaatcATTGGAGCAAGTAGAAGCCACATTTTTCTTATATTGCCGACcccctatttaaaaaaattgaacttaaccgtaatacacaaatatatataaaagtaacaatTAGAAATGATATAGAAAATAGCTGTTTTTAGATAACAGAACAAAGttatctaaaaactttttggagtacttatgattaattttattaaaataagtttcaaagatTTTTGGAGATAATcccatttttgttaaaaaataaacacaaacaatgaaaaatttttatgtaggggagagttgccttaattggaacactttaggaaaaaatatttattaaccaaagatggcttaactatgaaaacatttatgaattaaataatatagatataCAACCCTACTATGCTTTTATTAATGATTCGACTCTATTGATCGCACCCTTATTGGatataaactttgatttttcaagGCACCATTTTGTTCCAATAAAGGCAACTGGTCTCCTTGAATGGAACACATATATTCTTTAATTAGAACAGTTCTAATATTTGAATAATCTAGAGCACGTCTATATGGGAAGCTTGTAAGATCAGCCCCCTGAGTTGTTCGTgatcttctttttttgttttttacttcaAGTGAAACCACTGGCAAAAGAGACAAAGTTGAAACTGAAAcatgacattttaattttttttcatttgatttatcTGTAGATAGTTTTGTCATCCCATCTATACTTTCAGATGACTGAAGATTGTTTGAAGGACCAACATCAGTAAATGAAGAGGCTGTAAAATCAGAATCAGTGAATACATTTATGTCTAAAGGCCACAACTCACTAGCCTGAAATTCTTTCATAGCAATTCTCAATGATGCTGCCTGACTATATGCGTCACTAAATAATTCTGCAACTTGCCAAGTTGTTACTGGTTGTGATATATGTGACCGCATCCATTTTCGCATAGCTTCATCATAGTATGTACCAAGTGGTCCAAAGAACGCAACGTCTAATGGTTGCAGTCTGTGTGTAGTATGGGGAGGTAGTGATACCATACGCACTCCAGCATTTCGTGCTAGATATATCGCTgccaaattttttgaatgtgtAACATGACCATCAAGTATCAACAAaacttttgattgttttaaagGTTTAACAACTTTAATGAAATGATTGAGCCAATCTAAAAAACCTTCATTTGACATCCATCCTTTCTCTTGAGTACTAAATACAGTTCCTGGAGGTGCACCATTTGTTATTTCTGGCTTCATTCTTTTGcgtttatatattaacattggTGGAACATAAAATCCTGCTGCAGATACACAAACTACAGCTGTTACTGAATTTCCTTGTTCACTACTAGTCATAATTCCAACTCGTTTTTTGCCCCTTgcactaataatttttatctgaCCATCTTGTACTGTTGATAAACTAGTTTCATCCATTTTATAAAGTCTGTCTGGAGTTAACTTTTCTTCCATGTATAACtttgaaagtaaattaaagaaagattGCACTcgctttttattaaaacctgGTGCACGTGCAATTGATGTTGATTCAGGCCCACGAAGCGACAGTTGTGGGTGCCTTTGCATAAATGCATAATACCACTTTTTTCCTGCCATTcgtgtttgtttgttaaaattatgtGTGATGTTGTTAGCTTCCGCAATATCAAATGCTAGACGACGAAGATCATCAATCCTTAATCCAAAGTACATTGATTCTAATAATAAACAGTGATCAGCTAGTTCTGTTTCGATTTCATTAGGTAAGGTGGTAAGTCGACCATGAAATTTCACATTTGCAACagcaactttgtttttttcatttatatgcCTTGACAAAGTTGCTATTGGAATACAAAATGCATAAGCGGCTTCATTTAAGCTGATTTCTCCTTGTTTTATTGCTTCAACAGcctttttcaagttttctacTTTCCATTTTCCATATTTTCGTGGTGTTTGcatctaaaataaaagcaaattacTATGAAGATACATAAGGAGagttttataatcttattacaggcttattttttcatatatttatttgtcattcaTATATGATTAAGTTAATTATATACTCAttatataatcattatttttcatcatttttgtttagttaatcattaactatataaatcaaaatctatataaactataaaaagtttgcaactttatatattaacttctatatacagtaaaaaacttatactgGGTATATACTTTATGTTGTCTTACAAATTTATCCGTTAAATagaaatgtataacttttgtaaaacttttacattttattttttactaaaagataaaatgatttgttaattaaagtatACGATGTTTACAATCAACTTTATATCCTTAGACTATGACTAGACTTTagactatgaaaaaaaatttgtgaaaaatcaTTTCATACTTTAAAGCAAGACTAAATACCAATTccaaaaaagcaacaaatgTGTAACAATAATACTATGTCTATAAAAGAAATTcgctttaaaaaatattatacagtCGGACTAATGAAATTTTCTGATAATTCGGACGTCAAGTAGCGTGTTATGAGATGACCGTTTCAATTACGGCAACTTTTGAAGTTCTGGGCAACATAGGACCATGGTGTTGtagcaaaatatttacatacaagtaacaacttacgatatAAGCTCTTAATATCACATAGACTTGAAAcccttaaaatttaaaattttgaaaaaaattatcatcaaaCTCAATATCGTTAAGCTTCTGTAATCGTTTAAATGCAACGATAAAATTAGAtcgcaaaaatttttttctttaaaaaaaagtaattttattcaCATACGTgcagtttttaagtttaaatactagaagtttcaaaaaataaagaaaattattttctttacaagaaaaaatattcatgaAAGTAGAATAAGTTCCAGTTTCTAAATAAAGCtaagtgttccaattaaggaGCTGTTCCAATTTCGGCAACTCTCCCCTATAAAcgaatgatttaaaatttagtaatcTTAATCAGGGGGCATTGGGAAATTTATTTATGTCCacacgaaaaaaaaatttatcaataattttatgctacctgttagttttttttacaagcaaTATAACTTGCAATGGTATTAGGGAAAacgaggcaaaaaaaaaagcattcttTAAATGATCTTCGAagagtttctatcatgacgacatttgttaTTGATATAGCTGCAATCAAATGTTTTGCCTATTTAACtaggtatttttattatcaCTCTTTTTCTTTGTCTGACTCTTCGTTGCgcttttctacaaaaaaaagtttttaaaatcatattctTGTTATGCgttatttatatatgttgaattttaataaagaaggctgcgtataaactttttgttttaaatatattttgatattattatatatttactatattttgctCTTTACAGCAAAGAGATTCAcaaaaaaacgaagaaaaaaacaaaaaacttgaagttacaaaatagcaaacaaaaaatcttcttcaaaaaagaatagaaaatttaaaggtgaaaatataatgaataaaaataagagaACTTTGAGACCATTTTGGTCAAAATTTTAACTGAcgccattatattatttataaaaaacaatttttattttacgccTGTAATGTCTTCTTTTTTGACGGTTTGatttatgtaattttgtaataatttttgtaacgAACTTTATTACAGCTGATGATGCTGACTGCTATAGGTCAGcgaaatattgtaaatatataataatatcaaaatatatttaaaacaaaaagtttatacgcaaccttcttaatcaaaatttaacatataaaaaaaaagttaaaatttttttatccaaccaAATAGTCTGACGACTatttgtgatatatatatatttttaaacatttttgctaccaaaaaggctgcaagcaGCCACTAGTTAAAGTTGGAAGctactgaaagagaaaagatgaggattgtagagcaagataacgattgacagacgacttaaaggattgcaaattatatgaatcaggaaagcaagatgaaggaagcaaattccaaagagctgatgttcaaggaaaaaaacttgaCCAATAAGcctttttggagcacttaggaacagttacagaaaaaggatgagacttaattgaatgacgaataacacgagaatgaattttagtagatggcacaagagacgttagctctttagagcagtgcccattatagtatttgtaaaaaagagaaagagaagcaacattacgacaatgtgataatggttggaggttggctgcaagagcaggtccaactatgtttacaatgcgtttttgcaccttgtctaaaagagaaagggcatcattagaagatctgctccatacaaggccggatttgaggtttatagaggtagagaatagaatccgaagtaagaaagtgacgagctcgataaagagatgcaaccttagcagatgctaattttgcaactgatttgatatatggtttccaagaaagattaaAAGTAAGATTTAATACTAGAAGATGAagagtagatgactcatcgagtacatcactgttcataaatataggaagttctaaattattgcgataacgattggctgaaaaaaattgagttttatctgtattgaagttcaccagccactgtgacccccatgctgtagcagaagtgagattctttgcaagctcaaatgccccctctaAGCAATCAGAAAGTGTTGGTTTCTTATCAcaacaagaataaatggtagtatcatcagcaaacaatgccaccttagatgtgagaatatctggaagattgttaatgtaaattaaaaaagttatagggtaaaagatagaaccttgaggaacccctgaagttaaagaataagaagaagagtggtgtctatcgaggacaacttttatactacgattggaaaggaaggattcaataatcttgaagatgttaccagatacaccgtaagaagaaagcttatggagaagtccagcatgccaaattttatcaaaagcttttgaaatgtcaagagcgatggccttaacctctccacctttatctaatgcacgataaaacttATCAGtcattactgttagcaaattagctgtagaatgagaagattgaaatccatatt
This window contains:
- the LOC136084301 gene encoding uncharacterized protein LOC136084301, whose protein sequence is MQTPRKYGKWKVENLKKAVEAIKQGEISLNEAAYAFCIPIATLSRHINEKNKVAVANVKFHGRLTTLPNEIETELADHCLLLESMYFGLRIDDLRRLAFDIAEANNITHNFNKQTRMAGKKWYYAFMQRHPQLSLRGPESTSIARAPGFNKKRVQSFFNLLSKLYMEEKLTPDRLYKMDETSLSTVQDGQIKIISARGKKRVGIMTSSEQGNSVTAVVCVSAAGFYVPPMLIYKRKRMKPEITNGAPPGTVFSTQEKGWMSNEGFLDWLNHFIKVVKPLKQSKVLLILDGHVTHSKNLAAIYLARNAGVRMVSLPPHTTHRLQPLDVAFFGPLGTYYDEAMRKWMRSHISQPVTTWQVAELFSDAYSQAASLRIAMKEFQASELWPLDINVFTDSDFTASSFTDVGPSNNLQSSESIDGMTKLSTDKSNEKKLKCHVSVSTLSLLPVVSLEVKNKKRRSRTTQGADLTSFPYRRALDYSNIRTVLIKEYMCSIQGDQLPLLEQNGALKNQSLYPIRVRSIESNH